A single genomic interval of Helianthus annuus cultivar XRQ/B chromosome 6, HanXRQr2.0-SUNRISE, whole genome shotgun sequence harbors:
- the LOC110944308 gene encoding uncharacterized protein LOC110944308: MGILQQVKITEKRDVWKWANDFNEGYSVKAVRMELAGMQNATRTEQHFVWNSWAPLKVNYLAWRAIEGKIASKIALTNRGCNFENLVCDRCGLYNEDTNHILVGCLWARTTWWHVCRWIDIQFPVAAESVKEILVYMQSQIGSRRWKKIINVAALATIWRLWEARNAMVFDGNFVPVKRIVENIKEDVYVWCTYRSNLKALAWEKWVEFEILELL; this comes from the coding sequence ATGGGCATACTTCAGCAAGTGAAGATCACAGAAAAAAGGGATGTGTGGAAATGGGCGAATGACTTCAATGAAGGATACTCCGTTAAAGCAGTCAGAATGGAACTTGCAGGTATGCAAAATGCAACAAGGACGGAACAACATTTTGTCTGGAATTCGTGGGCGCCTTTGAAAGTAAATTATCTAGCATGGCGAGCAATAGAAGGAAAAATAGCTAGCAAAATCGCATTAACGAATAGGGGATGCAACTtcgaaaacttggtgtgtgatcgATGCGGCCTGTACAATGAGGATACGAATCATATACTCGTGGGATGCTTATGGGCAAGAACAACTTGGTGGCATGTATGTCGGTGGATCGACATCCAATTCCCTGTTGCGGCTGAGTCGGTGAAGGAAATTTTGGTGTATATGCAATCCCAAATCGGATCGAGGAGATGGAAGAAAATAATAAATGTAGCGGCCCTTGCAACAATTTGGAGACTATGGGAGGCAAGAAACGCTATGGTTTTCGACGGCAACTTCGTTCCAGTTAAGAGAATAGTAGAAAATATTAAAGAGGATGTATATGTTTGGTGTACTTATCGATCCAACCTAAAAGCCCTTGCATGGGAGAAATGGGTGGAGTTTGAAATTTTGGAACTTTTGTAA
- the LOC110864490 gene encoding endoglucanase 1, producing the protein MVHSYSCATFFTLFTLTFSSFTSAFTSQHYSDALTKSILFFEGQRSGKLPANQRLSWRADSALNDGSSANVDLVGGYYDAGDNVKFGLPMAFTTTMLAWSIIEFGDNMKSELGNAKDALRWSSDYLMKAATATPGTLYVQVGEPYSDHHCWERPEDMDTPRNVYKVSAQNPGSDVAAETAAALAAASIVFQDSDSSYSHKLLQTAKSVFDLADKYRGSYSDSLGSVVCPFYCSYSGYNDELLWGAAWIHKASQDASYLSYIQSNGHVMGSDDDDFSFSWDDKRAATKVLLAKGFIVNNIGELQAYKQHSDNYICSLIPGSPNSQAQYTPGGLFYKQGQSNLQYVTTSSFLLLTYGKYLDSNGGHASCGSSMVTSETLITQAKKQIDYILGDNPMKMSYMVGFGDKYPTRIHHRGSSVPSVHDHPDRISCDAGHQYFNSQSPNPNILVGAIVGGPDSNDNYGDDRGNYSESEPATYINAPFVGAAAFFSGH; encoded by the exons ATGGTTCACTCATACTCTTGTGCTACATTCTTCACCCTCTTCACCCTCACATTTTCCTCTTTCACTTCTGCTTTCACATCCCAACATTACTCTGATGCACTCACCAAATCCATTCTCTTTTTCGAGGGTCAACGGTCCGGCAAGTTACCCGCTAACCAACGTCTCtcatggagagccgattccgccTTAAACGACGGTTCTTCTGCCAAT GTGGACCTAGTTGGAGGGTATTATGATGCAGGGGACAATGTCAAGTTTGGACTACCTATGGCATTCACTACCACAATGCTTGCATGGAGTATCATCGAATTCGGCGATAATATGAAATCCGAATTAGGGAATGCGAAAGACGCTCTTCGTTGGAGCTCCGATTATCTCATGAAAGCGGCCACAGCCACCCCTGGCACCTTATATGTCCAG GTGGGTGAACCTTATTCGGATCATCATTGTTGGGAGAGGCCCGAAGATATGGATACTCCGCGTAATGTATACAAAGTGTCCGCCCAAAACCCGGGGTCTGATGTCGCTGCTGAGACCGCAGCCGCACTGGCTGCTGCTTCCATTGTGTTTCAAGATTCTGATTCATCTTATTCACATAAATTGTTACAAACAGCCAAGAGT GTGTTTGATTTGGCAGACAAGTACAGAGGTTCATACAGCGACTCGCTTGGTTCGGTTGTCTGCCCGTTTTACTGTTCGTACTCCGGATACAAT GATGAATTGTTGTGGGGCGCAGCGTGGATCCATAAAGCGTCACAGGACGCTTCGTATTTATCCTACATTCAATCAAACGGACACGTTATGGGTTCGGATGATGATGATTTTTCCTTCAGTTGGGATGATAAACGCGCTGCGACCAAAGTTCTTCTCGCAAAAGGCTTTATCGTGAACAATATTGGTGAGCTTCAGGCGTATAAACAACACTCGGATAACTACATTTGTTCATTGATTCCAGGATCACCGAATTCACAAGCGCAATATACACCCGGTGGGTTGTTTTATAAACAAGGCCAGAGCAATCTCCAGTACGTTACAACCTCCTCGTTCCTTTTGCTAACGTATGGCAAGTATCTAGACTCGAATGGTGGTCACGCTTCTTGTGGGTCGTCGATGGTGACATCAGAGACGCTTATAACACAAGCGAAGAAGCAGATCGACTACATATTGGGTGATAACCCGATGAAAATGTCGTATATGGTTGGATTTGGGGACAAATACCCAACGCGAATCCACCATAGGGGATCATCTGTACCATCTGTTCATGATCATCCTGACCGCATATCATGTGACGCTGGACATCAGTACTTTAACTCCCAATCGCCTAACCCGAATATACTTGTGGGCGCGATTGTGGGGGGCCCGGATAGTAATGATAACTATGGGGATGATCGGGGCAATTATAGCGAATCGGAACCGGCTACTTATATTAATGCTCCGTTTGTGGGGGCTGCAGCTTTCTTCTCAGGACATTGA
- the LOC110864489 gene encoding endoglucanase 1, with translation MVHSYSCATFFTLFTLTFSSFTSAFTSQHYSDALTKSILFFEGQRSGKLPTNQRLSWRADSALNDGSSANVDLVGGYYDAGDNVKFGLPMAFTTTMLAWSIIEFGDNMKGELDNAKDALRWSSDYLMKAATATPGTLYVQVGEPYSDHQCWERPEDMDTPRNVYKVSAQNPGSDVAAETAAALAAASIVFQDSDSAYSHKLLQTAKSVFDLADKYRGSYTDSLSSVVCPFYCSYSGYNDELLWGAAWIYRASQDASYLSYIQSNGHVMGAYDDVFSFSWDDKRAATKVLLAKGFIVDNIGELQAYKQHSDNYICSLIPGSPNSQAQYTPGGMFYYKQGQGQSNLQYVTTSSFLLLTYAKYLDSNGGHASCGSSMVTSETLITQAKKQIDYILGDNPMKMSYMVGFGDKYPTRIHHRGSSVPSVHDHPDRISCDAGHQYLNSQSPNPNILVGAIVGGPDSNDNYGDERGNYSQSEPATYINAPFVGAAAFFSGH, from the exons ATGGTTCACTCATACTCTTGTGCTACATTCTTCACCCTCTTCACCCTCACATTTTCCTCTTTCACTTCTGCTTTCACATCCCAACATTACTCTGATGCACTCACCAAATCCATTCTCTTTTTCGAGGGTCAACGGTCCGGCAAGTTACCCACTAACCAACGTCTCtcatggagagccgattccgccTTAAACGACGGCTCTTCTGCCAAT GTGGACCTAGTTGGAGGGTATTATGATGCAGGTGACAATGTCAAGTTTGGACTACCTATGGCATTCACTACCACAATGCTTGCATGGAGTATCATCGAATTCGGCGATAATATGAAAGGCGAATTAGATAACGCGAAAGACGCTCTTCGTTGGAGCTCCGATTATCTCATGAAAGCGGCCACAGCCACCCCTGGCACCTTATATGTCCAG GTGGGTGAACCTTATTCGGATCATCAGTGTTGGGAGAGGCCTGAAGATATGGATACACCGCGTAATGTATACAAAGTGTCCGCTCAAAACCCGGGGTCTGATGTGGCTGCAGAGACCGCAGCCGCACTGGCTGCTGCTTCCATTGTGTTTCAAGATTCTGATTCAGCATATTCACATAAATTACTACAAACAGCCAAGAGT GTGTTTGATTTGGCAGACAAGTATAGAGGCTCATACACCGACTCGCTTAGTTCGGTTGTTTGCCCGTTTTACTGTTCGTACTCCGGATACAAT GATGAATTGTTGTGGGGCGCAGCGTGGATCTATAGAGCGTCACAGGACGCTTCGTATTTATCCTACATTCAATCAAACGGACACGTTATGGGTGCGTATGATGATGTTTTTTCCTTCAGTTGGGATGATAAACGCGCTGCAACCAAAGTTCTCCTCGCAAAAGGCTTTATCGTAGACAATATTGGCGAACTTCAGGCGTATAAACAACATTCGGATAACTACATTTGTTCATTGATTCCAGGATCACCGAATTCGCAAGCGCAATATACACCAGGCGGGATGTTTTACTATAAACAAGGCCAAGGCCAGAGCAATCTCCAGTACGTTACAACCTCCTCGTTCCTTTTGCTAACATACGCCAAGTATCTAGACTCAAACGGTGGTCACGCTTCTTGTGGGTCGTCGATGGTTACATCAGAGACGCTTATAACACAAGCGAAGAAGCAGATCGACTACATATTGGGTGATAACCCGATGAAAATGTCGTATATGGTTGGATTTGGGGACAAATACCCAACGCGAATCCACCATAGGGGATCATCTGTACCATCTGTTCATGATCATCCTGACCGCATATCCTGTGACGCTGGACATCAGTACTTAAACTCCCAATCGCCTAACCCGAATATACTTGTGGGCGCGATTGTGGGGGGCCCGGATAGTAACGATAACTATGGCGATGAACGGGGCAATTATAGCCAATCGGAACCGGCTACTTATATTAATGCTCCGTTTGTTGGGGCTGCAGCTTTCTTCTCAGGACATTGA